The following coding sequences lie in one Spodoptera frugiperda isolate SF20-4 chromosome 24, AGI-APGP_CSIRO_Sfru_2.0, whole genome shotgun sequence genomic window:
- the LOC118278963 gene encoding uncharacterized protein LOC118278963 isoform X1, with product MNSFTNFEYLDIVKFYVLADFNTNEARRLYSDPDHLNSLKRKGINNPRIPTGKTFNHVWGRLTEYGQFRTPTYVGHGIVKSFNFKDRLKADRILDYLKTNPKTSMRKAARTFNVSVDYISKLLKNQSDDEGAPDADKEKDAIIASVYHYLKKERDERGDKTVSTRELRQRAALACGVGEGTVRRVLKNERDKEHPDSKPRIGRPRKRSKHSEQRSDSEDDKDGEESELTLAQLQQRKLSQNGAEPAKTREPSRKRGRKRKASAPPPEQEESDSDEPEVILKSNTNSDEDCIEMDPLTSADKEPNPEVTDTTVDNGLQQEETEEVADTLFVKIEPREFEECT from the exons ATGAACAGTTTTACAAACTTCGAGTACCTTGATATAGTAAAGTTCTATGTGCTTGCGGACTTCAATACTAATGAGGCTCGTCGCCTCTACAGTGATCCGGAtcatttaaatagtttaaaacgGAAAGGTATAAACAACCCGCGTATTCCGACCGGGAAAACATTTAACCACGTTTGGGGGCGTCTAACGGAGTACGGACAGTTTCGTACACCGACATACGTAGGACATGGAATTGTAAAATCATTTAACTTCAAAGATCGATTGAAAGCCGATCGAATTCTAGATTACTTAAAAACTAACCCGAAAACTAGTATGCGGAAGGCAGCTCGGACTTTTAATGTCAGCGTAGATTATATTTCTAAGCTTTTGAAAAACCAGAGTGACGACGAAGGTGCACCCGATGCAGATAAG GAGAAGGACGCAATCATAGCCAGCGTGtaccattatttaaaaaaagagcgCGACGAGCGGGGGGACAAGACGGTGTCGACAAGGGAGCTCCGGCAACGCGCGGCGCTCGCCTGCGGAGTCGGCGAAGGCACCGTGCGTCGCGTCCTCAAAAACGAGCGCGATAAGGAACACCCCGATTCTAAACCCCGCATTGGACGCCCTAGAAAACGAAGCAAACACAG TGAGCAGCGGAGTGACTCTGAAGATGATAAGGACGGCGAGGAGTCGGAGCTGACGCTGGCTCAGCTGCAGCAGCGGAAGCTGTCGCAGAATGGAGCGGAACCAGCCAAGACACGGGAACCCAGCCGCAAGAGGGGACGCAAGAGGAAAGCAAGCGCACCACCACCGGAACA AGAGGAGTCCGACTCGGATGAACCAGAAGTAATTCTCAAATCGAACACAAATAGTGATGAAGACTGcat TGAAATGGATCCCCTTACTTCGGCCGACAAGGAGCCCAACCCCGAAGTGACGGACACAACTGTAGACAACGGTTTGCAaca AGAGGAGACGGAGGAAGTAGCTGACACGTTATTTGTGAAGATTGAACCGCGCGAGTTTGAGGAATGCACGTAA
- the LOC118278963 gene encoding uncharacterized protein LOC118278963 isoform X6, producing the protein MNSFTNFEYLDIVKFYVLADFNTAEARRLYSDPDHINSLKRKGINNPRIPTGKTFNHVWGRLMDYGQFRTPKYVGYGSEKSSNFKDKLGDRILDYLKTNPKTSMRKAARTFNVSIDYVSKLLKNQSDDEGAPDADKEKDAIIASVYHYLKKERDERGDKTVSTRELRQRAALACGVGEGTVRRVLKNERDKEHPDSKPRIGRPRKRSKHSEQRSDSEDDKDGEESELTLAQLQQRKLSQNGAEPAKTREPSRKRGRKRKASAPPPEQEESDSDEPEVILKSNTNSDEDCIEMDPLTSADKEPNPEVTDTTVDNGLQQEETEEVADTLFVKIEPREFEECT; encoded by the exons ATGAACAGTTTTACAAACTTCGAGTACCTTGATATAGTAAAGTTCTATGTGCTTGCGGACTTCAATACTGCTGAGGCTCGTCGCCTCTACAGTGATCCGGATcatataaatagtttaaaacgGAAAG GTATAAACAACCCGCGTATTCCGACCGGGAAAACATTTAACCACGTTTGGGGGCGTCTAATGGACTACGGACAGTTTCGTACACCGAAATACGTAGGATATGGAAGTGAAAAATCATCTAACTTCAAAGATAAACTAGGCGATCGAATTCTAGATTACTTAAAAACTAACCCGAAAACTAGTATGCGGAAGGCAGCCCGGACTTTTAATGTCAGCATAGATTATGTTTCTAAGCTTTTGAAAAACCAGAGTGACGACGAAGGTGCACCCGATGCAGATAAG GAGAAGGACGCAATCATAGCCAGCGTGtaccattatttaaaaaaagagcgCGACGAGCGGGGGGACAAGACGGTGTCGACAAGGGAGCTCCGGCAACGCGCGGCGCTCGCCTGCGGAGTCGGCGAAGGCACCGTGCGTCGCGTCCTCAAAAACGAGCGCGATAAGGAACACCCCGATTCTAAACCCCGCATTGGACGCCCTAGAAAACGAAGCAAACACAG TGAGCAGCGGAGTGACTCTGAAGATGATAAGGACGGCGAGGAGTCGGAGCTGACGCTGGCTCAGCTGCAGCAGCGGAAGCTGTCGCAGAATGGAGCGGAACCAGCCAAGACACGGGAACCCAGCCGCAAGAGGGGACGCAAGAGGAAAGCAAGCGCACCACCACCGGAACA AGAGGAGTCCGACTCGGATGAACCAGAAGTAATTCTCAAATCGAACACAAATAGTGATGAAGACTGcat TGAAATGGATCCCCTTACTTCGGCCGACAAGGAGCCCAACCCCGAAGTGACGGACACAACTGTAGACAACGGTTTGCAaca AGAGGAGACGGAGGAAGTAGCTGACACGTTATTTGTGAAGATTGAACCGCGCGAGTTTGAGGAATGCACGTAA
- the LOC118278963 gene encoding uncharacterized protein LOC118278963 isoform X4, which translates to MNSFTNFEYLDIVKFYVLADFNTAEARRLYSDPDHINSLKRKGINNPRIPNVRTFNHVWGRLMDYGQFRTPKYVGYGSEKSSNFKDKLGDRILDYLKTNPKTSVRKAARTFNVNRFYISKLLKNQSDDEGAPDADKEKDAIIASVYHYLKKERDERGDKTVSTRELRQRAALACGVGEGTVRRVLKNERDKEHPDSKPRIGRPRKRSKHSEQRSDSEDDKDGEESELTLAQLQQRKLSQNGAEPAKTREPSRKRGRKRKASAPPPEQEESDSDEPEVILKSNTNSDEDCIEMDPLTSADKEPNPEVTDTTVDNGLQQEETEEVADTLFVKIEPREFEECT; encoded by the exons ATGAACAGTTTTACAAACTTCGAGTACCTTGATATAGTAAAGTTCTATGTGCTTGCGGACTTCAATACTGCTGAGGCTCGTCGCCTCTACAGTGATCCGGATcatataaatagtttaaaacgGAAAGGTATAAACAACCCGCGTATTCCGAACGTGAGAACATTTAACCACGTTTGGGGGCGTCTAATGGACTACGGACAGTTTCGTACACCGAAATACGTAGGATATGGAAGTGAAAAATCATCTAACTTCAAAGATAAACTAGGCGATCGAATTCTAGATTACTTAAAAACTAACCCGAAAACTAGTGTGCGGAAGGCAGCTCGGACTTTTAATGTCAACAGATTCTATATTTCTAAGCTTTTGAAAAACCAGAGTGACGACGAAGGTGCACCCGATGCAGATAAG GAGAAGGACGCAATCATAGCCAGCGTGtaccattatttaaaaaaagagcgCGACGAGCGGGGGGACAAGACGGTGTCGACAAGGGAGCTCCGGCAACGCGCGGCGCTCGCCTGCGGAGTCGGCGAAGGCACCGTGCGTCGCGTCCTCAAAAACGAGCGCGATAAGGAACACCCCGATTCTAAACCCCGCATTGGACGCCCTAGAAAACGAAGCAAACACAG TGAGCAGCGGAGTGACTCTGAAGATGATAAGGACGGCGAGGAGTCGGAGCTGACGCTGGCTCAGCTGCAGCAGCGGAAGCTGTCGCAGAATGGAGCGGAACCAGCCAAGACACGGGAACCCAGCCGCAAGAGGGGACGCAAGAGGAAAGCAAGCGCACCACCACCGGAACA AGAGGAGTCCGACTCGGATGAACCAGAAGTAATTCTCAAATCGAACACAAATAGTGATGAAGACTGcat TGAAATGGATCCCCTTACTTCGGCCGACAAGGAGCCCAACCCCGAAGTGACGGACACAACTGTAGACAACGGTTTGCAaca AGAGGAGACGGAGGAAGTAGCTGACACGTTATTTGTGAAGATTGAACCGCGCGAGTTTGAGGAATGCACGTAA
- the LOC118278963 gene encoding uncharacterized protein LOC118278963 isoform X2, with the protein MNSFTNFEYLDIVKFYVLADFNTNEARRLYSDPDHLNSLKRKGINNPRIPTGKTFNHVWGRLTEYGQFRTPTYVGHGIVKSFNFKDRLKADRILDYLKTNPKTSMRKAARTFNVSIDYVSKLLKNQSDDEGAPDADKEKDAIIASVYHYLKKERDERGDKTVSTRELRQRAALACGVGEGTVRRVLKNERDKEHPDSKPRIGRPRKRSKHSEQRSDSEDDKDGEESELTLAQLQQRKLSQNGAEPAKTREPSRKRGRKRKASAPPPEQEESDSDEPEVILKSNTNSDEDCIEMDPLTSADKEPNPEVTDTTVDNGLQQEETEEVADTLFVKIEPREFEECT; encoded by the exons ATGAACAGTTTTACAAACTTCGAGTACCTTGATATAGTAAAGTTCTATGTGCTTGCGGACTTCAATACTAATGAGGCTCGTCGCCTCTACAGTGATCCGGAtcatttaaatagtttaaaacgGAAAGGTATAAACAACCCGCGTATTCCGACCGGGAAAACATTTAACCACGTTTGGGGGCGTCTAACGGAGTACGGACAGTTTCGTACACCGACATACGTAGGACATGGAATTGTAAAATCATTTAACTTCAAAGATCGATTGAAAGCCGATCGAATTCTAGATTACTTAAAAACTAACCCGAAAACTAGTATGCGGAAG GCAGCCCGGACTTTTAATGTCAGCATAGATTATGTTTCTAAGCTTTTGAAAAACCAGAGTGACGACGAAGGTGCACCCGATGCAGATAAG GAGAAGGACGCAATCATAGCCAGCGTGtaccattatttaaaaaaagagcgCGACGAGCGGGGGGACAAGACGGTGTCGACAAGGGAGCTCCGGCAACGCGCGGCGCTCGCCTGCGGAGTCGGCGAAGGCACCGTGCGTCGCGTCCTCAAAAACGAGCGCGATAAGGAACACCCCGATTCTAAACCCCGCATTGGACGCCCTAGAAAACGAAGCAAACACAG TGAGCAGCGGAGTGACTCTGAAGATGATAAGGACGGCGAGGAGTCGGAGCTGACGCTGGCTCAGCTGCAGCAGCGGAAGCTGTCGCAGAATGGAGCGGAACCAGCCAAGACACGGGAACCCAGCCGCAAGAGGGGACGCAAGAGGAAAGCAAGCGCACCACCACCGGAACA AGAGGAGTCCGACTCGGATGAACCAGAAGTAATTCTCAAATCGAACACAAATAGTGATGAAGACTGcat TGAAATGGATCCCCTTACTTCGGCCGACAAGGAGCCCAACCCCGAAGTGACGGACACAACTGTAGACAACGGTTTGCAaca AGAGGAGACGGAGGAAGTAGCTGACACGTTATTTGTGAAGATTGAACCGCGCGAGTTTGAGGAATGCACGTAA
- the LOC118278963 gene encoding uncharacterized protein LOC118278963 isoform X3, with protein MNSFTNFEYLDIVKFYVLADFNTAEARRLYSDPDHINSLKRKGINNPRIPTGKTFNHVWGRLTEYGQFRTPTYVGHGIVKSFNFKDRLKADRILDYLKTNPKTSMRKAARTFNVSVDYISKLLKNQSDDEGAPDADKEKDAIIASVYHYLKKERDERGDKTVSTRELRQRAALACGVGEGTVRRVLKNERDKEHPDSKPRIGRPRKRSKHSEQRSDSEDDKDGEESELTLAQLQQRKLSQNGAEPAKTREPSRKRGRKRKASAPPPEQEESDSDEPEVILKSNTNSDEDCIEMDPLTSADKEPNPEVTDTTVDNGLQQEETEEVADTLFVKIEPREFEECT; from the exons ATGAACAGTTTTACAAACTTCGAGTACCTTGATATAGTAAAGTTCTATGTGCTTGCGGACTTCAATACTGCTGAGGCTCGTCGCCTCTACAGTGATCCGGATcatataaatagtttaaaacgGAAAG GTATAAACAACCCGCGTATTCCGACCGGGAAAACATTTAACCACGTTTGGGGGCGTCTAACGGAGTACGGACAGTTTCGTACACCGACATACGTAGGACATGGAATTGTAAAATCATTTAACTTCAAAGATCGATTGAAAGCCGATCGAATTCTAGATTACTTAAAAACTAACCCGAAAACTAGTATGCGGAAGGCAGCTCGGACTTTTAATGTCAGCGTAGATTATATTTCTAAGCTTTTGAAAAACCAGAGTGACGACGAAGGTGCACCCGATGCAGATAAG GAGAAGGACGCAATCATAGCCAGCGTGtaccattatttaaaaaaagagcgCGACGAGCGGGGGGACAAGACGGTGTCGACAAGGGAGCTCCGGCAACGCGCGGCGCTCGCCTGCGGAGTCGGCGAAGGCACCGTGCGTCGCGTCCTCAAAAACGAGCGCGATAAGGAACACCCCGATTCTAAACCCCGCATTGGACGCCCTAGAAAACGAAGCAAACACAG TGAGCAGCGGAGTGACTCTGAAGATGATAAGGACGGCGAGGAGTCGGAGCTGACGCTGGCTCAGCTGCAGCAGCGGAAGCTGTCGCAGAATGGAGCGGAACCAGCCAAGACACGGGAACCCAGCCGCAAGAGGGGACGCAAGAGGAAAGCAAGCGCACCACCACCGGAACA AGAGGAGTCCGACTCGGATGAACCAGAAGTAATTCTCAAATCGAACACAAATAGTGATGAAGACTGcat TGAAATGGATCCCCTTACTTCGGCCGACAAGGAGCCCAACCCCGAAGTGACGGACACAACTGTAGACAACGGTTTGCAaca AGAGGAGACGGAGGAAGTAGCTGACACGTTATTTGTGAAGATTGAACCGCGCGAGTTTGAGGAATGCACGTAA
- the LOC118278963 gene encoding uncharacterized protein LOC118278963 isoform X5, whose product MNSFTNFEYLDIVKFYVLADFNTNEARRLYSDPDHLNSLKRKGINNPRIPTGKTFNHVWGRLMDYGQFRTPKYVGYGSEKSSNFKDKLGDRILDYLKTNPKTSMRKAARTFNVSIDYVSKLLKNQSDDEGAPDADKEKDAIIASVYHYLKKERDERGDKTVSTRELRQRAALACGVGEGTVRRVLKNERDKEHPDSKPRIGRPRKRSKHSEQRSDSEDDKDGEESELTLAQLQQRKLSQNGAEPAKTREPSRKRGRKRKASAPPPEQEESDSDEPEVILKSNTNSDEDCIEMDPLTSADKEPNPEVTDTTVDNGLQQEETEEVADTLFVKIEPREFEECT is encoded by the exons ATGAACAGTTTTACAAACTTCGAGTACCTTGATATAGTAAAGTTCTATGTGCTTGCGGACTTCAATACTAATGAGGCTCGTCGCCTCTACAGTGATCCGGAtcatttaaatagtttaaaacgGAAAG GTATAAACAACCCGCGTATTCCGACCGGGAAAACATTTAACCACGTTTGGGGGCGTCTAATGGACTACGGACAGTTTCGTACACCGAAATACGTAGGATATGGAAGTGAAAAATCATCTAACTTCAAAGATAAACTAGGCGATCGAATTCTAGATTACTTAAAAACTAACCCGAAAACTAGTATGCGGAAGGCAGCCCGGACTTTTAATGTCAGCATAGATTATGTTTCTAAGCTTTTGAAAAACCAGAGTGACGACGAAGGTGCACCCGATGCAGATAAG GAGAAGGACGCAATCATAGCCAGCGTGtaccattatttaaaaaaagagcgCGACGAGCGGGGGGACAAGACGGTGTCGACAAGGGAGCTCCGGCAACGCGCGGCGCTCGCCTGCGGAGTCGGCGAAGGCACCGTGCGTCGCGTCCTCAAAAACGAGCGCGATAAGGAACACCCCGATTCTAAACCCCGCATTGGACGCCCTAGAAAACGAAGCAAACACAG TGAGCAGCGGAGTGACTCTGAAGATGATAAGGACGGCGAGGAGTCGGAGCTGACGCTGGCTCAGCTGCAGCAGCGGAAGCTGTCGCAGAATGGAGCGGAACCAGCCAAGACACGGGAACCCAGCCGCAAGAGGGGACGCAAGAGGAAAGCAAGCGCACCACCACCGGAACA AGAGGAGTCCGACTCGGATGAACCAGAAGTAATTCTCAAATCGAACACAAATAGTGATGAAGACTGcat TGAAATGGATCCCCTTACTTCGGCCGACAAGGAGCCCAACCCCGAAGTGACGGACACAACTGTAGACAACGGTTTGCAaca AGAGGAGACGGAGGAAGTAGCTGACACGTTATTTGTGAAGATTGAACCGCGCGAGTTTGAGGAATGCACGTAA